The Phormidium sp. PBR-2020 DNA segment GAGTCTGTGGAAAGACACCCTCGTCAGTCGCGGCTATCAGTATGGTGACTACGCTCGTACCGTGTTCGCAAAGGTGCAATCCCAGAGTTATGACTCTCGTATTCTGACGTACACCCTCGATGAACTGCAAGCGGCCTCAGAGTGGATTAACCCGGACTGGGACATGGACTACGACTATGCCGGGGCGGTATTGCTGACGAAACGCTATCTCCTACCTGACGAGTTGCCCCAGGAAGCCCTGCTAACCTGTGCCTTGCTGTTGGCTCACCGTGAGGCTCCCGATGAACGCCTCAAATGGGCCAAACGCTTCTATGAAGCCATTGCCACTCGTAAAGTGTCCCTGGCTACCCCAATTTTAGCGAATCTTCGGGTTCCCGGCGGCTCCCTCTCCTCCTGTTTCATCGCCGCCATGGATGATAACCTCGAAAGCATTTTTGAAACCATCACCGACACGGCCCGCATTTCCAAAAATGGCGGTGGCGTTGGAGTGAATGTCAGCCGTATCCGCGCCACCGGAAGCTGGGTGATGGGCAAACCCAACGCCTCAGGGGGAGTCATCCCTTGGATTAAACTCCTCAACGATACGGCGATCGCAGTCAATCAGGGTAAATAAATCTGCCCCTTCCGTCAGCAATGGCGGTAGCAAACTCCTCTAATTGCTGGGAACCCTCACATCTATCCGTGAGGCAATCAGCAGCCAAGCCCTACACAGTACACAATATAGAAACAATAGGGAAGGTTCAACGACCAGAGCGTGATTGCTCGTAGCCTCAAGTGAGGCGAAATGGGGAGGCTCCTTAAAGGAGTATGATATGGTCTGATCTACCTGGCGACAGGTAGCGGCTGCTCTAAGTTTACCTAGGGGTAGCGGGTTGAGGTTAACGCCCTCAACTAAACATAAATGGGACGACGAGCCGGGGCTGTAACGGTCAGCCTAGATAGTTGGCACTTAGACATTCCTGAATTTCTCGAATGTCAAACCGAAAATGGTGATCAACGACGCAAAGCGTATGATATTTTCCCCCAATTTGTCATCAGTGATGAGTTTATGCGGCGGGTTGTTAATGCTGAAACCTGGACTTTGGTTGACCCCTATGAAGTGCGGGATAAACTCGGCATTGAACTGGCTGAATTATGGGGAGAAGCTTTTGAAGCAGCCTACCGGGAAATTGAAGCCAACTTGGGAGAGACCATTACGCTCTACAAACAGATTCAAGCCCGAGACTTGTTTAAGCATATTATGCGCACTCAAGTCGAAACCGGGATGCCCTATCTCTGGTTCAAAGACACTGCCAACCGCGCCAATCCTAACAAACACGAGGGCTATATTCCGGGAGGGAACCTTTGTCAAGAAAGCTGGTCAAATGTGAAACCAGGGACAGAGGCGCATACCTGTAATTTAGATAGTCTTAATCTCGCCAACATTGACGCCAAGGAACTCCCAGAAATTTGCGAAATTGCTGTTCGCATTCTCGACAACACCATTGAGATTACACAAACTCCCTTCGCCGCCAGCGAAACTCACAATGATAAATATCGCACCATTGGGGTTGGGGCCATGGGATTGGCGGACTGGCTAGCCAAACGGAAACTCTCCTACAATCATATTGAAGAGATTGACCATCTCTTTGAAGATATCGGTTATTATTGCACCGAGGCATCCATGAAACTGGCACGGGAACGGGGTGCTTATGCCGCCTTTTCCGGAAGTGAATGGAGTCGGGGACATCTGATTGGGGCCAAACCGGTTTCCTGGTTTGATGAACATTCTCGTCAACCCGAGCGTTGGCGACAGCTTTCCCAGGATATTCAACGCGATGGGATTCGTAACTCT contains these protein-coding regions:
- a CDS encoding ribonucleotide reductase, all-alpha domain protein, coding for MHSTLELNAIATQAAKISVIRRDGSSTPLDVTKIRRVVNWACEGLEASPIALEAGLTARLRTGVTTRDIQNNLISCALEMCSPGEPDWRYVAGRLHIWSLWKDTLVSRGYQYGDYARTVFAKVQSQSYDSRILTYTLDELQAASEWINPDWDMDYDYAGAVLLTKRYLLPDELPQEALLTCALLLAHREAPDERLKWAKRFYEAIATRKVSLATPILANLRVPGGSLSSCFIAAMDDNLESIFETITDTARISKNGGGVGVNVSRIRATGSWVMGKPNASGGVIPWIKLLNDTAIAVNQGK
- a CDS encoding ribonucleoside-diphosphate reductase subunit alpha encodes the protein MGRRAGAVTVSLDSWHLDIPEFLECQTENGDQRRKAYDIFPQFVISDEFMRRVVNAETWTLVDPYEVRDKLGIELAELWGEAFEAAYREIEANLGETITLYKQIQARDLFKHIMRTQVETGMPYLWFKDTANRANPNKHEGYIPGGNLCQESWSNVKPGTEAHTCNLDSLNLANIDAKELPEICEIAVRILDNTIEITQTPFAASETHNDKYRTIGVGAMGLADWLAKRKLSYNHIEEIDHLFEDIGYYCTEASMKLARERGAYAAFSGSEWSRGHLIGAKPVSWFDEHSRQPERWRQLSQDIQRDGIRNSHITAIAPNTSSSLVQGCTASILPTYSRFFYDKWAKGTVPIAPPYIKDRFWYYTENKSIPQTQVVKAVATMQQWIDTGISMELMFNLNAGVYFPDEPERSIKAKDIFDTLVLAWESGCKAIYYIRTVQKDNFKESGDGCVSCAN